The Anastrepha ludens isolate Willacy chromosome 2, idAnaLude1.1, whole genome shotgun sequence genome contains a region encoding:
- the LOC128863099 gene encoding myophilin codes for MAPRNKEQEQEVLNWIFAVLGEKVPAGQYEDILKDGIVLCKLINKLAPGSVKKIQERGTNFQLMENIQRFQAAVKKYGVPEEEIFQTADLFERRNIPQVTLSLYSLGRITQKHPEYNGPSLGPKMAEKNEREFTEEQLRASEGHLNLQMGFNKGASQSGHGGFGNTRHM; via the exons CCCCGCAACAAGGAACAAGAACAAGAAGTCCTCAACTGGATCTTCGCTGTGTTGGGCGAGAAAGTGCCCGCTGGCCAATACGAGGATATTCTCAAGGATGGCATTGTGCTCTGCAAGCTAATCAACAAATTGGCACCAGGCTCCGTCAAAAAAATCCAAGAACGTGGCACGAACTTCCAACTGATGGAGAACATTCAACGCTTCCAAGCGGCTGTCAAGAAATACGGTGTACCAGAAGAGGAAATCTTCCAAACAGCTGATCTCTTCGAGCGCCGCAATATTCCCCAAGTGACGCTATCACTCTACTCGTTGGGACGCATT ACACAAAAACATCCAGAATACAATGGCCCTTCACTTGGCCCCAAGATGGCCGAGAAGAACGAGCGTGAATTCACTGAGGAACAATTGCGCGCAAGCGAAGGTCACCTTAACCTGCAGATGGGTTTCAACAAGGGCGCTTCGCAATCGGGACATGGCGGTTTCGGCAACACGCGTCATATGTGA